In Rhizobium sp. N324, a single genomic region encodes these proteins:
- the bcsN gene encoding cellulose biosynthesis protein BcsN, with translation MRLRMTISLVAVAGMMAGCTSTGGVRQPSGPETVAPEKALVLPPPGGPSIVSVVERKRGNGVEQTVSLFTSSSVPGQNFLKVQFFGASGANPGTGNAGFSMINESGIAREVARSAPGVPMATSATFLQNSYGPFGYASGRSRAGDTCIYAWQQIRSSVNANTQARNFGMIQLRLRLCDARASERQLLGIVYGYTVSGTFDGEIWNPYGNPPPADAALGRTGEPIYPDQGGYRASPMPIGYEPAPAIVSRPRVAPARSASPPAQSVAPMPAPIGPPVPLPGEAPQASAMPDAAASAEQQVEQSARAIGVTVPSPDCIGDAAMTAACRR, from the coding sequence ATGCGTTTGCGGATGACGATATCGCTGGTGGCTGTAGCAGGCATGATGGCCGGCTGCACCTCGACAGGCGGTGTGCGCCAGCCCTCCGGGCCGGAGACCGTGGCGCCTGAAAAGGCGCTGGTCCTGCCGCCGCCGGGCGGCCCGTCGATCGTTAGCGTCGTCGAGCGCAAGCGTGGCAACGGCGTCGAGCAGACGGTCTCCTTGTTTACCTCATCCTCCGTGCCGGGGCAGAACTTCCTGAAAGTTCAGTTTTTCGGCGCCTCCGGGGCCAATCCCGGCACCGGCAATGCCGGCTTCAGCATGATCAACGAGAGCGGCATTGCCCGCGAAGTGGCGCGCTCGGCCCCCGGTGTGCCGATGGCGACGTCGGCGACCTTCCTGCAGAACAGCTATGGCCCCTTCGGTTATGCCTCCGGCCGCAGCCGTGCCGGCGACACCTGCATCTATGCCTGGCAGCAGATCCGCTCCAGCGTCAACGCCAATACCCAGGCGCGCAATTTCGGCATGATCCAGCTGCGCCTGCGTCTCTGCGACGCGAGGGCCAGCGAGCGTCAGCTGCTCGGCATCGTCTATGGCTATACCGTATCGGGCACCTTCGACGGGGAGATCTGGAATCCTTACGGCAATCCGCCACCCGCCGATGCCGCACTTGGGCGCACCGGCGAGCCGATCTATCCTGACCAGGGCGGTTACCGCGCCAGCCCGATGCCGATCGGCTACGAGCCGGCGCCTGCCATTGTCAGCCGGCCGCGGGTAGCGCCCGCCCGCAGCGCTTCGCCACCGGCGCAGAGCGTCGCACCGATGCCGGCGCCGATCGGCCCGCCTGTGCCGCTGCCCGGCGAGGCGCCTCAGGCGAGCGCAATGCCGGATGCAGCCGCATCGGCCGAGCAACAGGTTGAACAATCCGCAAGGGCGATCGGCGTCACCGTGCCGTCGCCAGACTGCATAGGCGACGCGGCCATGACGGCCGCCTGCCGGAGATAG
- the bcsA gene encoding UDP-forming cellulose synthase catalytic subunit: MRKARSVFIWAVVSLCLIVLITLPVNLQTQLITSITVVTVMALIKVLKGEGTWRLVALAFGTSIVLRYVYWRTTNTLPPVNQLENFIPGLLLYLAEMYSVAMLALSLFIVATPLPPRPSRAANPGRLPHVDVFVPSYNEDAGLLGNTLAAAKAMDYPADKLHVWLLDDGGTLQKRNSGKLLEAQAAAARHVELKQLCQDLDVHYLTRDRNEHAKAGNLNNGMKHSTGELIAVFDADHAPARDFLLETVGYFEDDPKLFLVQTPHFFINPDPLERNLRTFDKMPSENEMFYGIIQRGLDKWNAAFFCGSAAVLSRRALESQNGFSGISITEDCETALALHGAGWNSIYVDKPLIAGLQPATFASFIGQRSRWAQGMMQILRFRFPLLKRGLSIPQRLCYMSSTLFWLFPFPRTIFLFAPLFYLFFDLEIFTASGGEFLAYTLAYMLVNLMMQNYLYGSFRWPWISELYEYVQTVHLLPAVVSVMLNPRKPTFKVTAKDESIAVSRLSEISRPFFVIFGVQIIALVITFYRIYAEPYKADVTLVVGGWNVINLIMAGCALGVVSERGERALSRRVRVNRRCEFGANGKWYAASIEDVSVHGARLHIFNKQLDEMLVGAVGEIRFRPYSGAELETLPLIVRNIEPSGDISNVGCQYVPKSALDHRLIADLMFANSGQWTEFQASRRRNPGLIRGTIWFVGMALYQTSRGLVYFFRSMRPEREAQQQAAKVNAG, translated from the coding sequence ATGCGCAAAGCCCGCAGTGTCTTCATATGGGCCGTGGTTTCGCTCTGCTTGATCGTACTGATCACGCTGCCGGTCAACCTGCAGACCCAGCTCATTACCAGTATCACGGTCGTGACGGTGATGGCGCTGATCAAGGTCTTGAAGGGCGAGGGGACCTGGCGCCTCGTGGCGCTCGCCTTCGGCACCTCGATCGTGCTGCGCTACGTCTACTGGCGCACCACCAACACGCTGCCGCCTGTCAACCAGCTTGAGAATTTCATTCCCGGCCTGCTGCTCTATCTCGCCGAAATGTACAGCGTCGCCATGCTGGCGCTCAGCCTGTTCATCGTCGCCACACCGCTGCCGCCGCGCCCCTCGCGCGCCGCCAATCCCGGGCGTTTGCCGCATGTCGATGTCTTCGTACCGTCCTACAACGAGGATGCCGGGCTGCTCGGCAACACGCTGGCGGCCGCCAAGGCGATGGATTATCCGGCCGACAAGCTGCATGTCTGGCTGCTCGACGACGGCGGCACCTTGCAGAAGCGCAATTCCGGCAAACTGCTCGAGGCCCAGGCCGCCGCTGCCCGCCATGTCGAGCTGAAGCAGCTCTGCCAGGACCTCGACGTCCATTATCTCACGCGCGACCGCAACGAGCACGCCAAGGCCGGCAATCTCAACAACGGCATGAAACACTCGACCGGCGAACTCATCGCCGTCTTCGACGCCGACCACGCGCCGGCCCGCGATTTCCTGCTCGAGACCGTCGGTTACTTCGAAGACGATCCGAAGCTCTTCCTCGTCCAGACCCCGCACTTCTTCATCAATCCCGATCCGCTGGAGCGCAACCTGCGCACCTTCGACAAGATGCCGAGCGAAAACGAAATGTTCTATGGCATCATCCAGCGCGGCCTCGATAAATGGAACGCCGCCTTCTTCTGCGGTTCGGCCGCGGTTCTGAGCCGCAGGGCGCTCGAATCCCAGAACGGCTTTTCCGGCATCAGCATCACCGAAGACTGCGAGACTGCGCTGGCCCTGCACGGCGCCGGCTGGAACAGCATCTATGTCGACAAGCCGCTGATCGCCGGCCTGCAGCCGGCCACCTTCGCAAGCTTCATCGGCCAGCGCAGCCGCTGGGCGCAGGGCATGATGCAGATCCTGCGCTTCCGCTTCCCGCTGCTGAAGCGCGGCCTGTCGATCCCGCAGCGCCTCTGCTACATGTCCTCCACGCTTTTCTGGCTCTTCCCGTTCCCGCGCACGATCTTCCTGTTTGCGCCGCTCTTCTACCTGTTCTTCGATCTGGAGATCTTCACCGCGTCGGGCGGCGAGTTCCTGGCCTATACGCTGGCCTATATGCTGGTGAACCTGATGATGCAGAACTACCTTTACGGGTCGTTCCGCTGGCCATGGATTTCGGAGCTCTACGAATATGTCCAGACCGTGCATCTGCTGCCGGCTGTCGTCTCCGTCATGCTCAATCCGAGGAAACCGACCTTCAAGGTTACCGCCAAGGACGAATCGATTGCGGTCAGCCGCCTGTCGGAGATCAGCCGCCCGTTCTTCGTCATCTTTGGGGTGCAGATCATCGCGCTCGTCATCACCTTCTACAGGATCTATGCCGAGCCCTATAAGGCCGACGTCACGCTCGTCGTCGGCGGCTGGAACGTCATCAACCTGATCATGGCCGGCTGTGCGCTCGGTGTCGTGTCGGAGCGCGGCGAGCGCGCCTTGTCCCGCCGCGTCCGCGTCAACCGGCGCTGCGAATTCGGCGCCAATGGCAAGTGGTATGCCGCCTCGATCGAGGACGTCTCCGTCCATGGCGCCAGGCTTCACATCTTCAACAAGCAGCTCGACGAGATGCTGGTCGGCGCCGTCGGCGAAATCCGCTTCCGGCCCTATAGCGGCGCGGAACTGGAAACCCTGCCGCTGATCGTCCGCAACATCGAGCCCTCGGGCGACATCAGCAATGTCGGCTGCCAATACGTGCCGAAAAGCGCGCTCGACCATCGCCTGATCGCCGATCTGATGTTTGCCAATTCCGGCCAGTGGACCGAGTTCCAGGCCTCGCGCCGCCGCAATCCGGGCCTGATCCGCGGCACCATCTGGTTCGTCGGCATGGCGCTCTATCAGACCAGCCGCGGCCTCGTTTATTTCTTCCGCAGCATGCGCCCGGAGCGCGAAGCCCAGCAGCAGGCGGCAAAGGTCAACGCCGGATGA
- a CDS encoding cellulose biosynthesis cyclic di-GMP-binding regulatory protein BcsB gives MRSIVAASLLLLNASAFAQAQTAPFDMSGERPPGASVTPRLTPSTPPAPAAPVPVTPPVSVAPAPAPHATPAPASAPAPVAPPITVSPQALQPAATDTAPAQHPESVRRYVVPFSKLGLNGEYDRRSWSVYLTQEQAASQASFTFAYQNAIVVAPEASALTVYLNNRPIGQQRVGSPDGPSAVTFKVPPGLLQPGANVVSFEAAQRHRTDCSIQSTYELWSNIDPAGTYLSFAGNDAAEPASADAIRAIGVDGAGKTEFDIVVPALEQPGTTKPLLRLAQGLSVLSSMPNQIFAFSTASLPAGGAGRLSVLVGTGAELRPLFPGLPPGAESAALAAFVTDPRSGLPVLLISGPSWQAVSSAIDTIVSPTDRSADSRRDVLTTERWSAPNAPLVFSDTNIALSQLGVKTTEFSGRRLRTSFNIAVPADFYANAYGEAKVLLDAAYTDNVLPGSHIDIYVNDNIASTVPITTTTGGILRHLPIRVTMRHFKPGLNTVAIEAILMTKDDAACAPGATAGASPRFALFDTSELHMPDFARVGQRPNLAAMAGTAYPYGRATEPTPLFIDRVDTDTLSAAATLLGQMAIMAGHPIPVETVASPNTIGDRDAIFIGSISQMPTTALSQTNIATASQASWRPVTDAQTGVVDTGTAFEEWNSKVSGGVLRSRMTAFREWLWRNFDISRSSLQFVPGAEQIFTPPNTASLLVAQGSSPAGAGSWTVVAAPSAKDLREGVEVLTSQLNWPQISGHITTYSSKTGKIEAVPVTRFDFVPSTPWSIANYRLIAANWLSTNILSYASLLVVFVLLIGVTTSKMLRNLGRSK, from the coding sequence ATGAGAAGCATCGTCGCCGCCTCGCTTCTGCTGCTGAATGCCTCCGCCTTCGCCCAGGCGCAGACGGCACCCTTCGACATGTCCGGCGAGCGGCCGCCCGGCGCCTCCGTTACCCCGAGACTGACACCGTCGACCCCGCCGGCACCAGCCGCGCCGGTTCCCGTCACGCCTCCGGTTTCCGTAGCGCCGGCACCCGCACCCCATGCGACTCCCGCGCCTGCTTCGGCACCGGCGCCGGTTGCCCCGCCGATTACCGTTTCGCCGCAGGCGCTGCAGCCGGCCGCGACAGATACGGCGCCGGCTCAGCACCCCGAGAGCGTCCGCCGTTATGTCGTGCCCTTTTCGAAGCTCGGTCTTAACGGTGAATATGACCGGCGGTCATGGTCGGTCTATCTGACGCAGGAACAGGCGGCCTCCCAGGCGAGCTTCACCTTCGCCTACCAGAATGCGATCGTCGTCGCCCCCGAGGCCTCGGCGCTGACCGTCTATCTCAACAATCGCCCGATCGGCCAGCAGCGCGTCGGCTCGCCGGACGGCCCGTCGGCCGTCACCTTCAAGGTTCCGCCAGGTCTGCTGCAGCCGGGCGCCAATGTCGTCAGCTTCGAGGCCGCTCAGCGTCACCGCACCGATTGCAGCATCCAGTCAACCTATGAATTATGGTCGAATATCGATCCGGCCGGCACCTATCTGAGCTTTGCCGGCAACGACGCCGCAGAGCCGGCGAGTGCCGATGCGATCCGCGCCATCGGTGTCGACGGCGCCGGCAAGACCGAGTTCGATATCGTCGTCCCGGCGCTGGAGCAGCCGGGAACCACGAAGCCGCTGCTGCGCCTGGCGCAGGGACTCTCTGTGCTGAGCAGCATGCCGAACCAGATCTTTGCTTTCAGCACCGCTTCGCTTCCGGCCGGCGGGGCCGGCAGGCTCAGCGTGCTCGTCGGCACCGGGGCGGAACTGCGGCCGCTCTTTCCCGGCCTGCCGCCCGGCGCCGAGAGTGCGGCACTCGCCGCTTTCGTCACCGATCCGCGCAGCGGCTTACCGGTACTTCTGATCAGCGGCCCCTCCTGGCAGGCGGTGTCCTCGGCCATCGATACCATCGTCTCGCCGACGGACAGATCCGCAGATAGCCGCCGCGACGTGCTGACCACCGAACGCTGGAGCGCGCCGAACGCGCCGCTCGTCTTTTCCGACACCAACATCGCTTTGTCTCAGCTCGGTGTGAAGACCACCGAATTCTCCGGCCGGCGGCTGCGGACCAGCTTCAATATCGCCGTGCCGGCGGATTTTTATGCCAATGCCTATGGCGAGGCGAAGGTGCTGCTCGACGCTGCCTATACCGACAACGTGCTGCCCGGCAGCCATATCGATATTTACGTCAACGACAATATCGCCTCCACCGTGCCGATCACCACCACAACAGGCGGCATTTTGCGTCATCTGCCGATCCGCGTGACGATGCGGCACTTCAAGCCCGGCCTGAATACGGTGGCGATCGAGGCGATCCTGATGACCAAGGACGATGCGGCTTGCGCGCCTGGCGCCACCGCCGGCGCCAGCCCGCGCTTTGCCCTGTTCGACACTTCCGAGCTGCATATGCCGGATTTCGCCCGTGTCGGCCAGCGGCCGAACTTGGCCGCCATGGCCGGCACCGCCTATCCCTATGGCCGGGCCACGGAGCCGACGCCGCTGTTCATCGACCGTGTCGATACCGACACGCTTTCGGCCGCCGCGACCCTGCTTGGCCAGATGGCGATCATGGCCGGCCATCCGATCCCCGTGGAAACCGTCGCCTCGCCGAATACGATCGGCGATCGTGACGCCATCTTCATCGGCTCCATCTCGCAGATGCCGACTACCGCGCTGTCGCAAACCAATATTGCGACGGCGAGCCAGGCTTCGTGGCGTCCGGTGACGGATGCGCAGACGGGTGTCGTCGATACCGGTACGGCCTTCGAGGAGTGGAATTCCAAGGTCAGCGGCGGTGTTTTGCGCAGCCGGATGACGGCGTTCCGCGAGTGGTTGTGGCGCAATTTCGATATTTCCCGCAGTTCGCTGCAATTCGTGCCGGGCGCCGAGCAAATCTTTACGCCGCCCAATACCGCCTCGCTTCTGGTGGCCCAGGGCTCCAGCCCGGCGGGAGCGGGCTCTTGGACCGTGGTGGCGGCGCCGTCGGCAAAGGATTTGCGGGAAGGGGTCGAGGTTCTGACGTCGCAGCTGAACTGGCCGCAGATATCGGGCCACATCACCACCTATTCCAGCAAGACCGGCAAGATCGAGGCGGTGCCGGTCACCCGTTTCGATTTCGTGCCGTCGACGCCCTGGTCGATCGCCAACTACCGCCTGATCGCTGCCAACTGGCTGTCGACGAATATCCTCTCCTATGCCTCGCTGCTGGTCGTCTTCGTGCTCCTGATCGGCGTCACCACGTCGAAGATGCTGAGAAACCTGGGTCGGTCGAAATGA
- a CDS encoding glycosyl hydrolase family 8: MRRWCALLLAASVALAPGLPASAQQAMINAGAWSAYKAKFLDPTGRIVDNGNGNISHSEGQGYGLLLAYLAANPADFEQIWYFTRTELLLRDDGLAVWKWDPNVKPHVADTNNATDGDMLIAYALALAGTAWKREDYILAASRMAQALLAETVGSSQGRTLLMPGTEGFTGSDRDDGPVVNPSYWIYEAIPVMSALAPSDAWKKLSDDGVELLKTMQFGPRKLPAEWVSLRDKPRPAEGFDAEFSYNAIRIPLYLARGGITDKALLMRLQKGMSQDGVPATIDLTTGRPKTVLSDPGYRIVNDVVACVVDGTRLPSSALQFAPALYYPSTLQLLGLAYIGEKHPECL, encoded by the coding sequence ATGAGGCGGTGGTGTGCGCTCCTGCTGGCGGCATCGGTCGCGCTGGCACCGGGCCTGCCGGCCAGCGCGCAGCAGGCGATGATCAATGCCGGCGCATGGTCGGCCTATAAGGCGAAGTTTCTCGATCCGACCGGCCGCATCGTCGACAACGGCAACGGCAACATCAGCCACAGCGAAGGGCAGGGCTATGGCCTGCTGCTCGCCTATCTCGCTGCAAACCCCGCCGATTTCGAGCAGATCTGGTATTTTACCCGCACCGAGCTGCTGCTGCGCGATGATGGCCTGGCCGTGTGGAAATGGGATCCGAACGTCAAGCCGCACGTGGCCGACACCAACAATGCCACGGACGGCGACATGCTGATCGCCTATGCGCTGGCGCTGGCCGGCACGGCATGGAAGCGAGAAGACTATATCCTCGCAGCCTCCCGCATGGCGCAGGCGCTGCTTGCCGAAACCGTCGGCAGCTCGCAAGGCCGCACTTTGCTGATGCCGGGAACCGAAGGCTTTACCGGCAGCGACCGCGACGACGGCCCCGTCGTCAACCCGTCCTACTGGATTTATGAGGCGATCCCGGTGATGTCGGCGCTCGCTCCTTCGGATGCCTGGAAAAAACTGTCGGACGACGGCGTGGAGCTGTTGAAGACGATGCAATTCGGCCCGCGCAAGCTTCCGGCCGAATGGGTGAGCCTTCGCGATAAGCCACGGCCGGCGGAAGGGTTCGACGCCGAATTCTCATATAACGCCATCCGCATCCCGCTCTATCTCGCGCGGGGCGGCATCACCGACAAGGCGCTGCTGATGCGCCTGCAAAAGGGGATGTCGCAAGATGGCGTTCCCGCCACCATCGATCTGACCACCGGCCGGCCGAAGACCGTGCTGTCCGACCCCGGTTATAGAATTGTTAACGATGTTGTGGCCTGTGTTGTCGATGGGACCAGGCTGCCGAGTTCGGCGCTGCAGTTTGCCCCCGCACTCTATTATCCGTCCACCCTTCAACTGCTGGGGCTGGCCTATATCGGGGAGAAGCATCCGGAGTGTCTGTGA
- a CDS encoding HAD family hydrolase yields the protein MPALHDILDRSYDAFLFDMDGTLLNSIAVVERVWSEWARRHGFEPEVFLKTIHGIRASDVIRGLGLPGVDPAHEADLLLAEEMEDVSGIVEIPDAVRFLSAIPDGKWAIVTSAPIELAVRRMAAAGIPMPNVIVSGGEVKSGKPSPEGYLLGASRLGVDPEKCLVFEDAVAGILAGEAAGADVAIITETHATPFETPHFSIANYQAWQPRHTAEGRLTIAAI from the coding sequence GTGCCCGCTCTCCACGATATCCTCGACAGATCCTATGACGCCTTCCTTTTCGACATGGACGGGACGCTGCTGAATTCGATCGCCGTCGTCGAACGCGTCTGGAGCGAATGGGCAAGGCGCCACGGCTTCGAACCGGAGGTCTTCCTGAAGACGATCCACGGCATCCGCGCTTCCGACGTTATCCGCGGGCTCGGCCTGCCCGGCGTCGATCCGGCCCATGAGGCGGATCTGCTGCTTGCCGAGGAGATGGAGGATGTCTCCGGCATCGTCGAGATCCCCGATGCCGTCCGCTTCCTCTCCGCCATTCCCGACGGCAAATGGGCGATCGTCACCTCGGCGCCGATCGAACTCGCCGTGCGCCGCATGGCCGCCGCCGGCATCCCGATGCCGAACGTCATCGTCAGCGGTGGCGAGGTCAAATCCGGCAAGCCCAGTCCCGAGGGTTACCTGCTCGGCGCCAGCCGCCTCGGTGTCGATCCCGAAAAATGCCTGGTCTTCGAAGACGCCGTCGCCGGCATCCTCGCCGGCGAGGCGGCCGGTGCCGATGTGGCCATCATCACCGAAACCCACGCCACCCCCTTCGAAACCCCGCATTTCTCCATCGCCAATTACCAGGCATGGCAGCCCCGCCACACCGCCGAAGGCCGGCTGACGATCGCGGCGATCTGA
- a CDS encoding class I SAM-dependent methyltransferase, protein MSIELDATTYVHAKPATAHSYILPAVVDVLENSFQEANETSVFDLGCGAGGAAAMLAGKGYDVIGVDPSEDGIAKARTAHPNLPLEIGSGYEDLSSRYGTFDAVISLEVVEHVYDPKAFSATMYDLVRPGGIAVMSTPFHGYWKNLALAVSGKMDDHFMPLKDHGHIKFWSPGTLSTLLHETGFEEVDFEYVGRIPLLAKSMIAIAQKPH, encoded by the coding sequence ATGTCTATCGAACTAGACGCGACGACCTATGTGCATGCCAAACCGGCGACTGCGCATTCTTATATCTTGCCGGCTGTTGTCGATGTACTTGAGAACAGTTTTCAGGAGGCAAACGAAACATCGGTTTTCGATCTCGGTTGCGGTGCCGGCGGTGCTGCAGCCATGCTTGCGGGAAAGGGCTATGATGTCATCGGCGTCGATCCGTCCGAGGACGGCATCGCAAAAGCGCGAACGGCCCATCCCAATCTGCCGCTGGAAATCGGCTCCGGTTACGAAGATCTTTCCAGCCGGTACGGAACCTTCGATGCGGTGATCAGCCTTGAGGTCGTTGAGCACGTCTATGATCCCAAGGCGTTTTCGGCCACCATGTACGATCTGGTCAGGCCCGGCGGCATCGCGGTCATGTCGACGCCTTTTCACGGTTACTGGAAAAATCTGGCCTTGGCCGTGAGCGGTAAGATGGACGACCATTTCATGCCGCTCAAGGACCATGGCCATATCAAATTCTGGTCTCCGGGAACGCTGAGCACGCTGCTGCATGAAACAGGTTTCGAAGAGGTCGACTTCGAATATGTCGGGAGGATTCCGCTTCTGGCCAAATCGATGATCGCGATTGCCCAGAAACCGCACTGA